In one window of Rhinoderma darwinii isolate aRhiDar2 chromosome 7, aRhiDar2.hap1, whole genome shotgun sequence DNA:
- the PTGFR gene encoding prostaglandin F2-alpha receptor — protein MNNLTEEGLYSGLGAPSNTTDLRNLKISVLFSIVFMTVGITSNSLAIVILLKAYQRFRKKSKASFLLFASGLVFTDLFGHLINGTIAVFVYASNRDWSKFDHSNILCNIFGMCMVFFGLCPLLLGSVMAVERCIGVTEPIFHSTKMTSRHAKMILAFVWLFAISVALLPIVTLRSYHIQATKTWCFLKTEQIEYWMDQFHLLLFSSLGLLSLAISFLCNAMTGITLLRSKLKSQQHRQGRSHHLEMIIQLLAIMCVSCICWTPFLVTMANIGLNVYGSQDPHKTILFSLRMATWNQILDPWVYILLRKTVLKKLFRIARRCCGIEIIDLHAWEFSSIKNSLKVATISESPASSRTNTFSISQKTDTEQKCELIESK, from the exons ATGAACAACTTGACGGAGGAGGGACTGTATAGCGGACTTGGGGCCCCGTCAAACACTACAGACCTCAGGAACCTAAAGATATCAGTGTTATTTTCCATAGTATTCATGACAGTGGGGATAACATCCAACAGCCTTGCCATAGTCATACTATTGAAGGCTTACCAGAGGTTCAGGAAAAAGTCCAAGGCCTCCTTCTTATTATTTGCCAGTGGCTTGGTCTTTACTGACTTATTCGGCCATCTCATTAATGGGACTATAGCTGTCTTTGTCTATGCCTCAAATAGAGATTGGTCAAAATTTGATCACTCGAACATTCTTTGCAACATTTTTGGTATGTGCATGGTATTCTTCGGCCTCTGCCCGCTGTTACTTGGGAGCGTGATGGCGGTCGAGAGGTGTATTGGTGTCACCGAGCCCATTTTTCACTCAACTAAAATGACTTCAAGACATGCCAAGATGATCTTGGCTTTTGTCTGGCTCTTTGCCATCTCAGTGGCTTTGTTGCCGATTGTGACTTTAAGGTCCTACCATATCCAGGCCACCAAGACTTGGTGCTTTCTTAAGACTGAACAGATTGAATACTGGATGGATCAGTTCCATTTGCTCTTATTTTCCTCTTTGGGGCTACTTTCTTTGGCCATCTCATTCTTATGCAATGCCATGACTGGAATAACATTACTCAGATCCAAACTAAAAAGCCAGCAACACAGACAAGGAAGATCTCATCATCTAGAGATGATAATCCAACTCCTGGCTATTATGTGCGTCTCGTGTATTTGCTGGACTCCATTCTTG gtgACAATGGCAAACATTGGATTAAACGTATACGGATCCCAGGATCCTCATAAGACAATACTTTTTTCTCTCCGAATGGCCACTTGGAATCAAATATTGGACCCGTGGGTTTACATTCTACTAAGGAAAACAGTCCTCAAAAAACTGTTCAGAATCGCCAGGCGCTGCTGCGGCATAGAAATCATTGACTTACATGCTTGGGAATTTAGTTCCATCAAGAACTCCTTGAAGGTTGCTACTATTTCGGAATCTCCTGCTTCCTCACGAACAAATACTTTCAGCATCTCCCAAAAAACAGATACAGAACAAAAATGTGAACTCATCGAAAGTAAATAA